The Rosa chinensis cultivar Old Blush chromosome 7, RchiOBHm-V2, whole genome shotgun sequence DNA segment TCATATTTCATCCTTTTGAAACATTGGAGACCCTCCTGTACTAGGCCGGCATGATTACAAGCGCTTAGTAAACCCACATGGACAACATCATCAGGTCTCAAACCTTCTCGAAACATCTCTGAGTATAGCTCAAGAGCTTCCCTACCATGTCCATGGATAGCAAGCCCACAGATCACCACGGTGTAAGACAATTTGTTCTTCTTGGTCATCTTTTGGAATAGACTCAACCCTTTCTCTAGGCACCCACACTTAACATACATGTCTATTAAGGAAGTCTCTACTATCACATTGAGTGCACTAATgtttctcaacaaaaatccatgGCAGCACCTTCCCAAATCAAGTGCACCCAAATGAGTGCAAGCAGAGAGCACACTGACAAGGGTACTTTCTTCAGCCCTCAAACCCTCCCTTCTCATATCCCCAAAAAGCTTCAAACACTCACTCCACAAACCCAAACTAGCATGAGCTGCAATTATAGCACTCCAAGAAGCAACACTCTTTTGATCCACTAATTGCTCAAAAACACCACAAGAAAGTTGTACCTTACCACACTTGCCATACATGCTGATCAAACTGTTctgtacaaacacatcattttCAAGCCCAAGCTTGAAAACATGCCCATGAATTTGCATCCCTTCCTCAATTGCCACTAACCAAGCACAAGCCTTGAGAACAACTGGGTAAGTGAAATTGTCAGGTCCAACTCCTCTCTCAAGCATTTCACAGTAAACAAGCAATGCCTGATCCCAGTTCAAAGCCTTCACATGCCCCTTGATCAAGGTGTTGCATACAAACGAACCCGGTTCCTCGATTTGTTCGAAAATCGAGCAGGCATAGTCCATGCTTCCCCATGCTGAGAGGGCACAAGTGGCCACAAGATTGCCtgcaacaaaagaatcacagaAAACACCCAACTTGAGAATATGGGAGTGGACTTGCTTGAACTCCTCCATGTTCTTGCATCTCTTCAAAAGTGACAAGCTTTCTTGCTCCTTCGACCTGAAATGGAGTTCTTGGCTCCCTGGTGGATCTTTTGCAGGTAACAAGAGATGGGTTTGGTGGTTAAGGACTGTTGTCCCTGTCATCTGGTGATTCTGCTCACCACCACCATCTTAAGCCAATAGGTTTTGCTGAATACATATCAACATTGACACCATCAAGTGATGGACTAGAGACTTAAAATGTAACACCCAGCTGGGGTTTGAAGTGAAGTATGGAGTTGTAAAAGCAGAAGTTTGGTTGCTGATGAGGAAGGAAAAACAGTAGTGAGTGGATTTGAATCTTAGCCATGAGATTGGAAAAGCAAATTC contains these protein-coding regions:
- the LOC112175423 gene encoding pentatricopeptide repeat-containing protein At1g31920; the encoded protein is MTGTTVLNHQTHLLLPAKDPPGSQELHFRSKEQESLSLLKRCKNMEEFKQVHSHILKLGVFCDSFVAGNLVATCALSAWGSMDYACSIFEQIEEPGSFVCNTLIKGHVKALNWDQALLVYCEMLERGVGPDNFTYPVVLKACAWLVAIEEGMQIHGHVFKLGLENDVFVQNSLISMYGKCGKVQLSCGVFEQLVDQKSVASWSAIIAAHASLGLWSECLKLFGDMRREGLRAEESTLVSVLSACTHLGALDLGRCCHGFLLRNISALNVIVETSLIDMYVKCGCLEKGLSLFQKMTKKNKLSYTVVICGLAIHGHGREALELYSEMFREGLRPDDVVHVGLLSACNHAGLVQEGLQCFKRMKYEHKIQPTIQHYGCLVDLMGRAGRLEEAMQLINSMPITPNDVIWRSLLSACRVHKNLEIGEFAANKLFQLNMHNPSDYVVLSNMYAQAQRWDNVARIRTEMVSRGLTQTPGSSLVEVKREVHKFVSQDMSHPQCKCIYEMIHQMEWQLRFEGYSADTTQVLLDVDEEEKRERLKYHSQKLAIAFALIHTSQGSPIRIVRNLRMCSDCHTYTKFISMIYQRQITVRDRNRFHHFEDGICSCKDYW